A single genomic interval of Haloterrigena salifodinae harbors:
- a CDS encoding A/G-specific adenine glycosylase — translation MSESDDDADAGSGAGDGDWSLPDDLEAVREALIAWYEDDHREFPWRRTDDPYEILVSEVMSQQTQLDRVVEAWEEFLKRWPTTADLAAADRADVVGFWTDHSLGYNNRAKYLHEAAGQVESEYGGDFPETPDELQELMGVGPYTANAVASFAFNNGDAVVDTNVKRVAYRAFSVPDDDAAFETAASELMPDGESRVWNNAIMELGGVACTQTPKCDEVGCPWREWCDAYASGDFTAPDVPTQPSFEGSRRQFRGRVIGTLREYDELELDTLGHRIRVDYVPDGEYGREWLTGLLTDLESDGLVDLEESADGGLVARLRR, via the coding sequence ATGAGTGAGAGCGACGACGATGCCGACGCCGGTTCGGGTGCGGGCGACGGGGACTGGTCGCTCCCCGACGACCTCGAGGCCGTCCGCGAGGCCCTGATCGCGTGGTACGAGGACGACCACCGCGAGTTCCCGTGGCGGCGGACCGACGATCCCTACGAGATCCTCGTCAGCGAGGTGATGAGCCAGCAGACCCAACTAGACCGCGTCGTCGAGGCCTGGGAGGAGTTCCTCAAGCGCTGGCCGACGACGGCCGACCTCGCCGCCGCGGATCGAGCGGACGTCGTCGGCTTCTGGACGGATCATAGCCTCGGCTACAACAACCGGGCGAAGTACCTCCACGAGGCGGCCGGGCAAGTGGAGTCGGAGTACGGCGGCGACTTCCCCGAAACGCCCGACGAACTGCAGGAACTGATGGGCGTCGGCCCCTACACCGCCAACGCCGTGGCGAGTTTCGCCTTCAACAACGGCGACGCGGTCGTCGACACGAACGTCAAGCGTGTCGCCTACCGCGCGTTCTCCGTCCCGGACGACGACGCCGCGTTCGAGACGGCCGCGAGCGAACTCATGCCCGACGGCGAGTCGCGGGTCTGGAACAACGCGATCATGGAACTCGGCGGCGTCGCCTGCACCCAGACGCCGAAGTGCGACGAGGTCGGCTGCCCCTGGCGCGAGTGGTGTGACGCCTACGCCAGCGGCGACTTCACCGCGCCTGACGTCCCGACACAGCCGAGCTTCGAGGGGAGTCGCCGCCAGTTCCGCGGACGGGTGATCGGAACCCTGCGGGAGTACGACGAACTCGAGTTGGACACCCTGGGTCACCGCATCCGCGTCGATTACGTTCCCGACGGCGAGTACGGACGCGAGTGGCTCACGGGGCTGCTGACCGACCTCGAGTCCGATGGGTTAGTCGACCTCGAGGAGTCTGCGGACGGCGGACTCGTAGCGCGGCTCCGACGATAG
- a CDS encoding NADPH-dependent FMN reductase, with protein sequence MSDVHVTAVCGSLREASTTRAALKRVLEAAERGGATTELLDLREFELPTFDADRDREDAGDAEELATRLREADAIVLGSPMYHGSYSSPLKTALDYCGFDEFQGKTVGLLAVSGGAFPVTALEHMRSVCRALNAWVIPHEAAVPNSHSAIEDGAFADEKLEERVATLGRRAVQYATIEPDPDSFQSDQNVGAEGK encoded by the coding sequence ATGTCCGACGTTCACGTCACCGCAGTCTGTGGCAGTCTCCGCGAGGCGAGTACGACCCGCGCCGCCCTCAAGCGCGTTCTCGAGGCCGCCGAGCGCGGAGGCGCGACGACCGAACTGCTCGACTTGCGCGAGTTCGAGTTGCCGACGTTCGACGCGGATCGAGATCGAGAGGACGCGGGGGACGCCGAGGAACTGGCGACCCGCCTCCGCGAGGCGGACGCGATCGTTCTCGGCTCGCCGATGTACCACGGCTCCTACTCCTCGCCGCTGAAGACGGCCCTCGACTACTGCGGGTTCGACGAGTTTCAGGGCAAGACCGTCGGACTGTTGGCGGTTTCCGGCGGCGCCTTCCCTGTCACCGCCCTCGAGCACATGCGGTCGGTCTGTCGGGCACTGAACGCGTGGGTGATTCCCCACGAGGCGGCCGTCCCGAACTCCCACTCGGCGATCGAGGACGGTGCGTTCGCCGACGAGAAACTCGAGGAGCGCGTCGCGACGCTCGGTCGGCGCGCGGTCCAGTACGCCACGATCGAGCCGGATCCGGACTCGTTCCAGAGCGACCAGAACGTCGGCGCCGAGGGGAAGTGA
- a CDS encoding DNA-methyltransferase — protein METTHRVFVGDSRDLAAIDDDSVELVVTSPPYPMIEMWDDLFTRLDPAVGDALEAGDGRAAFDAMHAQLDRVWDELERVLVDGGIACINVGDATRSVDDSFRVYANHARVLEAFESRGFDPLPDILWRKPANSAAKFMGSGMIPPNAYVTLEHEYVLVFRKGGESRSFEPGADRRYEAAYFWEERNRWFTDVWTDVRGELQALSDDHDDLRNRSAAYPLEIPYRLICMYSAYGDTVLDPFWGTGTTTLAAMCAGRNSVGSELESSFLEVFDDRLDDVPALSRSVGRRRLERHREFVARRREEEKSFEYRAANYETPVVTKMERNLQLREVAAVGTLEDADEGTDDGSTDEAAADANAVHGYRAEHVPLTLE, from the coding sequence ATGGAGACGACCCACCGCGTCTTCGTCGGTGATTCCCGGGATCTCGCCGCGATCGACGACGACTCCGTCGAGCTCGTCGTCACCTCTCCGCCGTACCCCATGATCGAGATGTGGGACGACCTCTTTACCCGCCTCGATCCGGCCGTCGGCGACGCGCTCGAGGCCGGCGACGGCCGCGCGGCCTTCGACGCGATGCACGCCCAGCTCGACCGCGTCTGGGACGAACTCGAGCGCGTGCTGGTCGACGGCGGCATCGCCTGTATCAACGTCGGCGACGCGACCCGGTCGGTCGACGACAGCTTCCGAGTCTACGCCAACCACGCGCGGGTCCTCGAGGCCTTCGAGTCGCGGGGGTTCGATCCGCTGCCGGACATCCTCTGGCGCAAGCCGGCCAACAGCGCCGCGAAGTTCATGGGCAGCGGGATGATCCCGCCCAACGCCTACGTGACCCTCGAACACGAGTACGTGCTGGTCTTCCGCAAGGGCGGCGAGAGCCGGTCGTTCGAACCTGGCGCCGACCGGCGCTACGAGGCCGCCTACTTCTGGGAGGAGCGCAACCGCTGGTTCACCGACGTCTGGACCGACGTTCGCGGCGAACTGCAGGCGCTTTCGGACGATCACGACGACCTCCGCAACCGGTCGGCGGCCTACCCCCTCGAGATCCCCTACCGGCTGATCTGCATGTACTCTGCCTACGGCGACACCGTGCTCGATCCCTTCTGGGGGACCGGCACGACCACGCTTGCGGCGATGTGTGCCGGTCGCAACTCCGTCGGCTCGGAACTCGAGTCGTCGTTCCTCGAGGTGTTCGACGACCGCCTCGACGACGTGCCGGCGCTCTCGCGGTCGGTCGGGCGACGGCGACTCGAGCGCCACCGGGAGTTCGTCGCTCGCCGCCGCGAGGAGGAGAAGTCCTTCGAGTACCGGGCCGCGAACTACGAGACGCCGGTCGTCACGAAGATGGAACGGAACCTCCAGCTTCGGGAGGTCGCGGCCGTCGGCACGCTCGAGGATGCCGACGAGGGAACGGACGATGGGTCCACCGACGAGGCCGCTGCAGACGCGAACGCTGTACACGGGTACCGCGCCGAACACGTACCGCTGACTCTCGAGTGA
- a CDS encoding cupin domain-containing protein, whose amino-acid sequence MTLDEYPDAVDALEPADGEVETAELIVSDDVLVKAFALGPDAELEAHDHPESTNVFHVLEGAVTVVQDGESETVDAPGVVHHERGAVHGARNETDERVVFTASLCPLPS is encoded by the coding sequence ATGACGCTCGACGAATACCCCGATGCGGTCGACGCGCTCGAGCCGGCCGACGGCGAGGTCGAAACGGCGGAACTGATCGTCAGCGACGACGTGCTCGTCAAGGCGTTCGCGCTCGGCCCGGACGCCGAACTCGAGGCTCACGACCATCCGGAGAGTACGAACGTCTTCCACGTCCTCGAGGGGGCGGTCACGGTCGTGCAGGACGGCGAGAGCGAGACGGTCGACGCGCCGGGCGTCGTCCACCACGAGCGCGGCGCCGTCCACGGCGCGCGAAACGAGACCGACGAGCGCGTCGTCTTCACGGCCAGCCTCTGTCCGCTCCCCTCGTAA
- a CDS encoding PAS domain-containing protein produces the protein MHRGLEVPEQTPVRVLAVGTLTWLQRATAGIDADDDEIAIRGPLDPATELEDASLDETDCLLTDDRAVLERVDGECPVVYALDSSADESIDRLRADGATDVIPEAAAERSSLLANRLRRTAEFDAVRRTAARQETRFRALLEHSSDAVFVVDDDGTISAVGPSAEGIAGYGPETLVGTHYLDLVHPDDVASIRTAFDDLCASEPGTTTTVEYRCQHADDAWYVHEAVLTNRLAAEDRAGGESDTEIDGIVASIRDVTAVHQVERELERSLERISDAFYALDSELRFTYVNDRAGTLLSVDPATVIGHPILELFPELRETPFRTAATKAMETQEPASIEHYYEPTDRWYDVRLYPSPSGLSVYFQDVTDRVERERKLQDRTEQLETIIRNVPVVLFELEADGTIALAEGRALERSEAVADGIIGESAFDVFDDKPAIRADFRAALDGVSTHSSIEFDGRVFEQWCRPIVEDDTVDRVIGIAADVTERAQYQTALNALHEATSHLLTVESEQAACEYVVDVANDVLDLETVVYRFDDRENELVPTAYSPSLESTVGSPPRLRPGESLAWRAFVDDRPARFDDVRDAPQVFDPTTDARSGLYVPIGEHGVLVALDSEPGRYDEETFELAKLFARTAEAALDRITRTRRLHGHEWELKRQNEHLERLNAAGQVRQDLEQLLLMADSRAEIERGICQRLADLECCSFAWIGEPDPGGNQLLPRRRAGHERGYLDAVSVTTVDDSAAEPAGRTARTRSPVFVENVADSIREGTWRGEALSRSFQSVYAVPLVYDDFLYGVLTLYSDDRDAFDEPLRSMLAELGETVGYSIDAVKRKTPLDSESVPAVELELALEGPNPLGRLADRLDARVEFEGGAIRDDGTPTVFAVVDEADGVDPAAVAELEGIDDASVIADTDAETLLQLQYADPFLGAAVDAHGGTLRSLVADDTGTRAVVEVPETVEVRNVLSQLNRREFAVSLVARREGATRARSTIDAAARNALLEQLTDRQREVVQTAYHGGFFEWPRETTGESIADSLGISSPAFQKHVRATERKLFTALFDGRSLDG, from the coding sequence ATGCATCGCGGCCTCGAGGTTCCCGAACAGACCCCGGTACGCGTCCTCGCGGTCGGGACGTTGACGTGGTTGCAACGGGCGACGGCGGGGATCGACGCGGACGACGACGAGATCGCGATTCGCGGGCCGCTCGATCCGGCGACCGAACTCGAGGACGCGTCCCTCGACGAGACGGACTGCCTGCTCACCGACGACCGAGCGGTCCTCGAGCGGGTCGACGGGGAGTGTCCGGTCGTCTACGCGCTCGACTCTTCCGCGGACGAGTCGATCGATCGGCTCCGCGCCGACGGGGCGACGGACGTAATCCCCGAAGCCGCGGCCGAGCGGTCGTCGCTGCTCGCCAACCGACTGCGCCGAACCGCCGAGTTCGACGCCGTCCGTCGCACGGCTGCGCGTCAGGAGACGCGGTTCCGTGCGCTGCTCGAGCACTCTTCGGACGCGGTGTTCGTCGTCGACGACGACGGCACGATCTCGGCCGTCGGTCCGTCGGCCGAGGGGATCGCCGGCTACGGGCCCGAGACGCTCGTCGGAACCCACTATCTGGACCTCGTTCACCCGGACGACGTCGCGTCGATCCGGACCGCGTTCGACGACCTCTGTGCGAGCGAGCCGGGGACGACGACGACCGTCGAGTACCGCTGTCAGCACGCCGACGACGCCTGGTACGTCCACGAGGCCGTGCTCACGAATCGGCTGGCCGCCGAGGACCGCGCCGGCGGCGAGTCGGACACCGAGATCGACGGTATCGTCGCGTCGATCCGCGACGTGACGGCCGTCCACCAGGTCGAGCGCGAACTCGAGCGCTCGCTCGAACGGATCAGCGACGCGTTCTACGCACTCGATTCGGAGCTGCGGTTCACGTACGTCAACGACCGGGCGGGGACCCTCCTCAGCGTCGATCCCGCCACGGTGATCGGCCATCCGATCCTCGAGTTGTTTCCGGAGCTCCGGGAGACGCCGTTCCGGACGGCCGCGACCAAGGCGATGGAAACCCAGGAGCCCGCGTCGATCGAACACTACTACGAACCGACCGACCGCTGGTACGACGTCCGCCTCTACCCGTCGCCGTCCGGACTCTCGGTGTACTTCCAGGACGTGACCGACCGGGTCGAGCGCGAACGGAAACTGCAGGACCGGACGGAACAGCTGGAGACGATCATCCGGAATGTCCCCGTCGTTCTCTTCGAGCTCGAGGCCGACGGGACGATCGCGCTGGCGGAAGGGCGCGCCCTCGAGCGCAGCGAGGCGGTCGCCGACGGCATCATCGGCGAGTCGGCGTTCGACGTCTTCGACGACAAGCCCGCGATTCGCGCCGACTTCAGGGCGGCTCTCGATGGCGTGTCGACCCACTCTTCGATCGAATTCGACGGCCGGGTGTTCGAACAGTGGTGTCGGCCGATCGTCGAGGACGACACAGTCGACCGCGTGATCGGTATCGCCGCCGACGTCACCGAACGCGCCCAGTATCAGACGGCGTTGAACGCCCTCCACGAGGCGACGAGCCACCTGCTGACCGTCGAATCGGAGCAGGCCGCCTGCGAGTACGTGGTCGACGTCGCGAACGACGTTCTCGATCTCGAGACCGTCGTCTACCGGTTCGACGACCGGGAAAACGAACTCGTGCCGACGGCCTACTCGCCAAGCCTCGAGTCGACGGTCGGATCGCCCCCGCGACTCCGTCCCGGCGAGAGCCTCGCCTGGCGGGCGTTCGTTGACGACAGGCCGGCCCGGTTCGACGACGTCAGGGACGCTCCGCAGGTGTTCGACCCGACCACGGACGCTCGCAGCGGTCTCTACGTCCCGATCGGCGAACACGGCGTCCTCGTCGCTCTCGATTCCGAACCGGGACGCTACGACGAGGAGACGTTCGAACTCGCCAAACTGTTCGCCAGGACGGCCGAAGCGGCGCTCGACCGCATCACTCGAACGCGCCGGCTCCACGGCCACGAGTGGGAGCTCAAGCGCCAGAACGAACACCTCGAGCGGCTCAACGCGGCCGGCCAGGTTCGTCAGGACCTCGAACAGTTGCTCCTGATGGCCGACTCCCGCGCCGAGATCGAACGCGGGATCTGCCAGCGCCTCGCCGACCTCGAGTGCTGTTCGTTCGCCTGGATCGGCGAGCCGGACCCGGGCGGGAATCAGCTGTTGCCCCGCCGACGGGCGGGCCACGAACGGGGGTATCTCGACGCGGTGTCGGTGACGACCGTCGACGACTCCGCCGCCGAACCGGCGGGTAGAACGGCGCGGACGCGGTCGCCGGTGTTCGTCGAGAACGTCGCCGATTCGATCCGCGAGGGGACCTGGCGCGGCGAAGCCCTCTCCCGGAGCTTCCAATCGGTATACGCCGTGCCGCTCGTCTACGACGACTTCCTCTACGGCGTCCTGACGCTGTACAGCGACGATCGGGACGCGTTCGACGAGCCGCTCCGATCCATGCTCGCCGAACTCGGCGAAACCGTCGGCTATTCGATCGACGCCGTCAAACGAAAGACCCCACTGGACAGCGAGAGCGTTCCCGCAGTTGAACTCGAGCTCGCCCTCGAGGGGCCGAATCCGCTGGGTCGCCTCGCCGACCGACTGGACGCGCGAGTCGAGTTCGAGGGCGGGGCGATCCGCGACGACGGGACGCCGACGGTGTTCGCGGTCGTCGACGAGGCGGACGGCGTCGATCCGGCCGCCGTCGCCGAACTAGAGGGAATCGACGACGCGTCCGTGATCGCCGACACCGACGCGGAGACGCTGTTGCAACTCCAGTACGCGGACCCGTTTCTCGGCGCCGCCGTCGACGCCCACGGCGGGACGCTGCGGTCGCTCGTCGCCGACGATACCGGGACACGAGCGGTCGTCGAGGTTCCGGAGACGGTCGAGGTCAGGAACGTGCTGTCGCAACTCAACCGCCGCGAGTTCGCGGTCTCGCTCGTCGCCCGCCGCGAGGGCGCGACGCGGGCGCGATCGACAATCGATGCCGCCGCCCGCAACGCGTTGCTCGAGCAACTGACCGATAGGCAACGCGAGGTCGTCCAGACGGCCTACCACGGCGGTTTCTTCGAGTGGCCGCGGGAAACGACCGGGGAATCGATCGCCGACTCGCTGGGAATCTCCTCCCCCGCCTTTCAGAAACACGTCCGAGCCACCGAGCGGAAGCTCTTCACCGCGCTGTTCGACGGCCGCTCGCTGGATGGTTAA
- a CDS encoding HalOD1 output domain-containing protein: protein MTEMTTRSPSAQADAEYVSQYDRLDDEPLSVAIVNAVAAFGNESVTELEPLHYTINTDALERLFEPRTDGVRSGGSVSFEYLDYLVTVTADGEIRIEAA from the coding sequence ATGACTGAGATGACTACACGATCACCGTCCGCGCAAGCGGACGCAGAGTACGTTTCGCAGTACGATCGACTCGATGACGAACCACTGAGCGTCGCTATCGTCAACGCGGTCGCGGCGTTCGGCAACGAATCGGTAACGGAACTCGAACCGCTTCACTACACGATCAACACCGACGCGCTCGAGCGACTGTTCGAACCGCGTACGGACGGGGTTCGATCAGGGGGGTCCGTCTCCTTCGAGTACCTCGACTATCTCGTCACCGTCACCGCCGACGGTGAGATCCGCATCGAAGCGGCGTAA
- a CDS encoding HalOD1 output domain-containing protein, producing the protein MGTGVSSKPSHSIVTQIAEIEDVDPTDLEPPLHAVVDLDALERLIDSSRAALSISFPYRGHRVRIDGSGAVEITAANHTDPSGESPEESHGD; encoded by the coding sequence ATGGGGACGGGGGTCTCATCGAAACCGAGTCACAGCATCGTCACGCAGATCGCCGAAATCGAGGACGTCGATCCGACTGACCTCGAGCCGCCGCTTCACGCCGTCGTCGATCTCGACGCGCTCGAGCGGCTGATCGACTCGAGCAGGGCGGCGCTCTCGATTTCCTTCCCGTATCGGGGCCATCGCGTTCGCATCGACGGCTCCGGAGCCGTCGAGATTACGGCAGCGAACCATACCGATCCGAGCGGCGAGTCGCCGGAGGAGTCACACGGCGACTGA
- a CDS encoding DUF7115 domain-containing protein — protein sequence MSVPEIVQSTLDGDEIAARVSLGGEDELFITSSSSLVYRSDGILSDESIEEYPHEADRLTLSEGRRKTKFTLEYSLEGTKEFTVPSDKTDAVLHPVLAGVLNGNGITDPGETVVKTYRFSELTLIITSDRLVKHIGGAVWDGDYEGYHFDDVTKLAFEDGSVATQIVLTVAGRPERIKAPNEEANDLRERLKRALFEYHGVTSLAEFNETIGVDEDGGGRDGGAVDFGDGVDPLDANPPGPEDRETVTATETAADSDDSQPRPQPQSTDPLAAAGEPQQSQRTQQQSAQQSARAAATATQAEQSSDSNASRADTPTDDVETAFDGASDAPVDDERVPESTRDDSGFVADAAAESASAASATAAATDDYDPAELAERIDALEAAVEEQSELIERQQETIEQLIAELRQGR from the coding sequence ATGAGCGTTCCGGAAATCGTCCAATCTACTCTCGACGGCGACGAAATCGCGGCTCGAGTCTCTCTGGGCGGCGAAGACGAACTCTTCATCACGTCCTCGAGTTCCCTCGTCTACCGATCCGACGGCATCCTGAGCGACGAATCGATCGAGGAATACCCCCACGAGGCCGACCGGCTGACCCTCTCCGAGGGCCGGCGCAAGACGAAGTTCACCCTCGAGTACTCCCTCGAAGGGACCAAGGAGTTCACCGTCCCCTCGGACAAGACCGATGCGGTCTTGCATCCGGTGCTGGCCGGCGTGTTGAACGGCAACGGGATCACCGATCCCGGCGAGACGGTCGTCAAGACCTACCGCTTCAGCGAACTGACGCTGATCATCACCAGCGACCGTCTGGTCAAACACATCGGCGGGGCAGTCTGGGACGGCGACTACGAGGGCTACCACTTCGACGACGTGACGAAGCTCGCGTTCGAAGACGGGAGCGTTGCCACCCAAATCGTGCTCACGGTCGCCGGCCGCCCGGAGCGGATCAAAGCGCCCAACGAGGAGGCGAATGATCTCCGCGAGCGCCTCAAACGGGCCCTCTTCGAGTACCACGGCGTGACGTCGCTCGCGGAATTCAACGAGACGATCGGCGTCGACGAGGACGGCGGCGGCCGGGACGGCGGCGCGGTCGACTTCGGCGACGGCGTCGATCCGCTCGACGCCAACCCGCCCGGACCGGAAGACCGAGAGACGGTCACGGCGACCGAGACGGCGGCCGACTCGGACGACTCCCAGCCCCGGCCCCAGCCGCAGTCGACCGATCCACTCGCGGCCGCCGGCGAACCGCAGCAGTCACAGCGCACGCAACAGCAGTCCGCCCAGCAGTCGGCGCGCGCCGCCGCGACCGCGACCCAGGCCGAGCAGTCGTCGGATTCAAACGCGAGCCGCGCCGACACTCCGACCGACGACGTCGAGACGGCCTTCGACGGTGCGTCCGACGCACCGGTCGACGACGAACGGGTGCCCGAATCGACGCGGGACGACAGCGGGTTCGTCGCCGACGCGGCGGCCGAATCCGCGTCCGCAGCGTCCGCCACGGCTGCCGCGACCGACGACTACGATCCGGCCGAACTCGCCGAACGGATCGACGCGCTCGAGGCGGCCGTGGAGGAACAGTCCGAACTCATCGAACGACAACAGGAGACGATCGAACAGTTGATCGCCGAACTCCGGCAGGGTCGCTGA
- a CDS encoding DUF5830 family protein — protein MDREDRRVETSADASDDRVERGLALLERLEHESLALADVVDRIEMVTSDPAVTRTILDEAELRGIIERDDGIVRPKSRQYVSFDQDVITKEGEFSCQRCGSGLSTGYFIDLDAGELGPFGSSCIRKVTGRDG, from the coding sequence ATGGATCGGGAGGACCGTCGGGTCGAGACGTCCGCCGACGCCAGCGACGACCGCGTCGAACGCGGGCTGGCGTTGCTCGAGCGACTCGAGCACGAATCGCTCGCGCTGGCCGACGTCGTCGACCGGATCGAGATGGTGACCAGCGACCCCGCGGTGACGCGGACGATCCTCGACGAGGCGGAACTGCGGGGAATCATCGAGCGCGACGACGGCATCGTCCGCCCGAAGAGCCGCCAGTACGTCAGCTTCGATCAGGACGTGATCACGAAGGAAGGGGAGTTCTCCTGTCAGCGCTGCGGGTCGGGGCTGTCGACCGGCTACTTCATCGACCTCGACGCCGGCGAACTGGGGCCGTTCGGCTCGTCGTGTATTCGGAAGGTGACGGGACGGGACGGGTGA
- a CDS encoding VTT domain-containing protein, which yields MSSPSVRTRAVAAAVAIGAFLCTVALVSPSALLATVESVSAEPLLFGLVVTGLYLGRPLLALPTTPLAAVVGYGYGVAVGVPVALLGVVVTVVPVFLAVRWIAVGSPDDDTGVQPASISASAPGPFGSILERAGTVVGQYYETAGPIRGVVASRLAPIPSDVATCAAAVSDVRLRHLVIGTAIGELPWTIAAVVVGASAATVRTGGVGDLGAALTLACLAAAIALLAAPAYRLVRGRGDQSRTTGRPTDR from the coding sequence ATGTCGTCCCCCTCGGTGCGAACGCGCGCGGTCGCCGCCGCGGTCGCGATCGGTGCGTTCCTCTGTACGGTCGCGCTCGTCTCGCCGTCGGCGCTGCTCGCGACCGTCGAATCGGTGTCGGCCGAGCCGCTCCTGTTCGGTCTCGTCGTGACCGGTCTCTACCTTGGGCGACCGTTGCTGGCCCTGCCGACGACACCGTTGGCCGCCGTCGTCGGCTACGGCTACGGCGTCGCGGTCGGCGTTCCGGTGGCGCTGCTCGGCGTCGTGGTGACGGTCGTCCCCGTCTTCCTCGCCGTCCGCTGGATCGCCGTCGGCTCGCCCGACGACGATACCGGCGTTCAGCCTGCATCAATCTCTGCATCGGCTCCCGGCCCGTTCGGATCGATCCTCGAGCGAGCCGGAACCGTCGTCGGACAGTACTACGAGACGGCCGGCCCGATCCGCGGCGTCGTCGCCTCGCGACTGGCGCCGATCCCGTCGGACGTGGCGACCTGCGCGGCGGCGGTCAGTGATGTGCGACTCCGCCACCTCGTGATCGGGACGGCGATCGGCGAACTCCCCTGGACAATCGCCGCTGTCGTCGTCGGTGCGTCGGCGGCGACGGTCAGGACCGGTGGGGTCGGCGACCTCGGAGCGGCGCTCACGCTCGCCTGTTTGGCGGCTGCGATCGCGCTGCTGGCCGCGCCGGCGTATCGACTCGTTCGGGGTCGAGGAGACCAAAGCCGAACGACTGGCCGACCGACGGACAGGTAA
- a CDS encoding response regulator: protein MSTSTQPTILVVEDERELADLYATWVSEDYEVHTAYDGRSALEAMNGTVDVVLLDRHMPDLTGDEVLNRIRAAGHDCWVIMVTAVDPGLDIVELDIDDYVTKPVSRAQLTRIIENLRVQSRYGGDGRRELTALSNKMETLEEEHGPDELAETDGYQQLEADLKDMSESLVDDGDR, encoded by the coding sequence ATGTCTACGTCTACGCAACCGACGATTCTCGTCGTCGAGGACGAGCGCGAACTGGCCGATCTCTATGCGACGTGGGTGAGCGAGGATTACGAGGTACACACCGCTTACGACGGTCGCTCGGCGCTCGAGGCGATGAACGGGACGGTCGACGTCGTCCTGCTCGACCGACACATGCCCGATCTGACCGGCGACGAGGTGCTCAACCGAATCCGGGCCGCGGGCCACGACTGCTGGGTGATTATGGTCACGGCGGTCGATCCCGGACTCGATATCGTCGAGCTCGATATCGACGACTACGTCACCAAACCCGTCTCTCGCGCGCAGCTGACGCGGATTATCGAGAACCTCCGGGTCCAGTCCCGGTACGGCGGCGACGGCCGGCGCGAGCTCACCGCTCTGTCGAACAAGATGGAGACCCTCGAGGAGGAACACGGGCCGGACGAGCTAGCGGAGACCGACGGCTACCAGCAGTTGGAAGCGGATCTGAAAGACATGAGCGAGTCGCTAGTCGACGACGGCGACCGCTGA
- a CDS encoding HVO_2523 family zinc finger protein, whose amino-acid sequence MAADSDEPDAGNAAETDADGGGATARSSGPTCPHCDGELFKRHCKYVCPQHGVIFDCADTFWT is encoded by the coding sequence ATGGCAGCCGACAGCGACGAACCCGACGCCGGGAATGCGGCCGAGACCGACGCGGACGGCGGAGGAGCGACCGCCCGGTCGAGCGGCCCGACCTGTCCGCACTGCGACGGCGAACTGTTCAAACGCCACTGCAAGTACGTCTGCCCGCAACACGGCGTCATCTTCGACTGTGCGGATACGTTCTGGACCTGA